One Streptomyces sp. NBC_00435 DNA segment encodes these proteins:
- a CDS encoding GNAT family N-acetyltransferase, with the protein MSTPTPRTPSPRLEPVTPDNVDAVCALAVRPDQEHLVTPVVKSLAEAYAHGETAWPRAIVDGDEVVGFVMAFLDIAWNPAADPRDVRSGLWRLNISAAHQSKGYGRFAVTAVTTELRRRGASHAYVTWRLGPGTPEPFYLSLGFRPTGEQSGGETVGVLDLTGP; encoded by the coding sequence ATGAGCACGCCCACCCCCCGGACCCCGTCCCCTCGCCTCGAACCGGTCACCCCCGACAACGTCGACGCCGTCTGCGCGCTGGCGGTCCGCCCCGACCAGGAGCACCTCGTCACCCCGGTCGTGAAGTCACTGGCCGAGGCATACGCCCACGGGGAGACCGCCTGGCCCCGGGCGATCGTCGACGGCGACGAGGTGGTCGGCTTCGTGATGGCCTTCCTCGACATCGCATGGAACCCCGCCGCGGACCCCCGCGACGTCCGCTCCGGCCTGTGGCGCCTGAACATCTCGGCCGCCCACCAGTCCAAGGGCTACGGCCGCTTCGCCGTCACGGCGGTCACCACCGAACTCCGCCGCCGCGGCGCCTCCCACGCCTACGTCACCTGGCGCCTCGGCCCGGGCACCCCCGAACCCTTCTACCTCTCCCTCGGCTTCCGCCCGACGGGCGAACAGAGCGGCGGCGAAACGGTCGGCGTACTGGACCTGACCGGCCCGTGA
- a CDS encoding anthrone oxygenase family protein translates to MGSTGTRLASVLLVLSTVLVGLMAGLFFAFDVSVMPGLAKTDGRTYVTAMQSFNAVIDGNPVFGTVFVVALLAAVAAAFVEARAGRRGVALWTAVGAAAYLVVLVVTFAVNIPLNNELADVGDAAKLTDFSVVEKFKGTWETANIVRTLLCAAALTALARALVLYGRATGGVRPLR, encoded by the coding sequence ATGGGATCCACGGGCACCAGACTCGCCAGCGTTCTGCTCGTACTGTCGACCGTACTGGTCGGCCTGATGGCGGGACTGTTCTTCGCCTTCGACGTCTCGGTGATGCCGGGGCTGGCGAAGACCGACGGCCGTACGTACGTCACGGCGATGCAGAGCTTCAACGCCGTCATCGACGGCAACCCGGTCTTCGGGACGGTCTTCGTCGTCGCACTGCTCGCGGCCGTCGCCGCGGCCTTCGTCGAGGCACGGGCCGGGCGGCGCGGGGTCGCGCTGTGGACCGCGGTGGGCGCGGCGGCGTACCTCGTCGTTCTCGTCGTCACCTTCGCGGTCAACATTCCGCTCAACAACGAACTCGCCGACGTGGGTGACGCGGCGAAGCTGACGGACTTCTCGGTCGTCGAGAAGTTCAAGGGCACCTGGGAGACGGCGAACATCGTACGTACGCTGCTCTGCGCGGCGGCGCTGACCGCCCTGGCGCGGGCGCTCGTACTGTACGGGCGGGCCACCGGGGGTGTTCGCCCGCTGAGGTGA
- a CDS encoding anthrone oxygenase family protein, with translation MDIARLAALVAATLTTGLMAGLFFAFDVSVMPALMRSDDRTLIAVMQRVNTAIINGWFMLALLGALLFTALALALHLPAGEHAPLPALAGALVLYALALVVTGRVNIPLNNALEAAGPAERISDPAAVRRAFETKWVPANRWRTGLCTAALACQSWALLASAA, from the coding sequence ATGGACATCGCACGGCTCGCCGCCCTCGTCGCCGCGACGCTCACCACGGGCCTGATGGCCGGGCTCTTCTTCGCCTTCGACGTCTCGGTGATGCCGGCCCTGATGCGCTCCGACGACCGGACCCTCATCGCGGTGATGCAGCGCGTGAACACCGCCATCATCAATGGCTGGTTCATGCTGGCCCTCCTCGGCGCGCTCCTCTTCACCGCCCTCGCGCTGGCCCTGCACCTGCCCGCCGGCGAACACGCCCCCCTGCCCGCGCTGGCCGGGGCCCTCGTCCTCTACGCGCTCGCCCTCGTGGTCACCGGCCGGGTGAACATCCCGCTCAACAACGCCCTGGAGGCGGCCGGCCCCGCCGAGCGGATCTCCGATCCGGCCGCCGTACGCCGGGCGTTCGAGACGAAGTGGGTGCCGGCCAACCGCTGGCGCACCGGCCTGTGCACGGCGGCCCTGGCCTGCCAGTCCTGGGCCCTGCTGGCATCCGCCGCGTAG